A region from the Natronomonas salsuginis genome encodes:
- a CDS encoding pyridoxal phosphate-dependent aminotransferase gives MDDPSTIEKGGGTFQGIKLLLCENPLPPIEAAIDAAVDEVPRSNYYTEPHSKPLRTLLAEKLDVPEENLHVNAGSELILRQLFDRFGKHVHLLTPTYPLFPEIAERYTETRLRPEDDFRYDLGRLEVPDGTTLAVIVNPNNPNGGTFDMARLPALLEGHPDTRFLVDEAFIDVAGESVVDLVPRHRNLLVTRTLSKAHSLAGFRVGYGVFPKSVAAEFDRRNDAYPLTRPSQAAAVATLRHEETIRDRIDRLRAWREEFATEIEALGVRTFPSETYFFLADFAPHDASEIASKIRERDIYVKPLDDARLGSGFMRLTTARPAENRQVLSALEELL, from the coding sequence ATGGACGACCCATCGACGATCGAGAAGGGGGGTGGAACGTTCCAGGGGATCAAACTGCTGCTCTGTGAGAACCCGTTACCGCCGATCGAGGCCGCTATCGACGCCGCTGTCGACGAAGTGCCGAGGAGCAACTACTACACGGAACCGCACTCGAAGCCGCTTCGGACGCTCCTCGCCGAGAAGCTCGACGTCCCCGAGGAGAACCTCCACGTCAACGCCGGTTCGGAGTTGATCTTGCGACAGCTGTTCGATCGCTTCGGAAAACACGTCCACTTACTCACCCCGACGTACCCGCTGTTTCCGGAGATCGCCGAACGCTACACCGAAACCCGACTCCGGCCCGAAGACGACTTTCGGTACGATCTCGGTCGACTCGAAGTGCCGGACGGGACCACGCTGGCAGTCATCGTCAATCCGAACAATCCGAACGGCGGGACGTTCGACATGGCGCGGCTCCCGGCACTGCTCGAGGGCCACCCCGACACCCGCTTTCTCGTCGACGAGGCGTTCATCGACGTGGCGGGCGAATCCGTCGTCGATCTGGTCCCTCGCCACCGGAACCTGCTGGTCACGCGAACGCTCTCGAAAGCGCACAGCCTGGCGGGCTTTCGGGTCGGGTACGGCGTCTTTCCGAAATCGGTCGCCGCGGAGTTCGATCGACGTAACGACGCCTACCCGCTCACCCGTCCGAGTCAAGCGGCCGCGGTCGCGACGCTACGGCACGAGGAGACGATTCGCGATCGGATCGACCGGTTGCGCGCGTGGCGAGAGGAGTTCGCAACGGAGATCGAGGCGTTGGGCGTTCGGACGTTCCCGTCCGAGACGTATTTTTTCCTCGCGGATTTCGCCCCTCACGACGCGAGCGAGATCGCCTCGAAGATCCGCGAGCGAGATATCTACGTCAAGCCGCTCGACGACGCGCGTCTCGGGTCGGGGTTCATGCGACTTACGACGGCCAGACCTGCGGAGAATCGGCAGGTGCTGTCCGCGCTCGAAGAGTTGCTGTGA
- a CDS encoding ZIP family metal transporter: protein MGPLEWIIGSTIGISLTAWVGVLTLFFREELLDKVLLGLVALAAGSLLGGAFIHLLPRAIAEAGTADTLPLFLYLLGGFCLFYVLEQFLHWQHHHSASHERKPVSYLVLVSDTLHNFIDGLVIAGAFLVGTPLGVVTTLAIALHEIPQEIGDFGVLVYGGFERRRALVLNYATQSTVILGGIVGFWLNDVLTGLPVVLLPFAAGNFIYIASSDLIPEIKSEANVIRSTLYFLVFLVGIALMLGVRLLRGAIG, encoded by the coding sequence ATGGGGCCGCTGGAATGGATCATCGGGTCGACGATCGGGATCAGCCTTACCGCGTGGGTCGGCGTTTTGACGCTGTTCTTCCGCGAGGAGTTGCTCGACAAGGTCCTGTTGGGACTGGTCGCGCTGGCCGCCGGCAGCCTCCTCGGCGGGGCGTTCATTCACCTCCTCCCCCGGGCGATCGCCGAAGCCGGGACCGCCGATACGCTACCGCTGTTTCTGTACCTCCTCGGTGGCTTCTGTCTATTTTACGTGCTCGAACAGTTTCTCCACTGGCAGCACCACCACTCGGCTTCGCACGAACGCAAGCCGGTTTCGTATCTCGTGTTGGTCTCCGATACGTTGCACAACTTCATCGACGGCCTCGTCATCGCCGGCGCGTTCCTTGTCGGGACGCCGCTGGGGGTCGTCACGACGCTGGCCATCGCGTTACACGAGATCCCACAGGAGATCGGTGACTTTGGCGTCCTCGTCTACGGCGGGTTCGAGCGGCGTCGGGCGCTCGTTCTCAACTACGCGACGCAGTCGACAGTCATCCTTGGCGGGATCGTCGGCTTCTGGCTCAACGACGTGCTCACCGGGCTGCCGGTGGTCCTCCTCCCGTTCGCGGCGGGGAACTTCATCTATATCGCGAGCTCCGATCTGATCCCCGAGATCAAATCGGAGGCGAACGTGATCCGATCGACGCTGTACTTTCTCGTCTTCCTCGTCGGTATCGCGCTCATGCTCGGCGTGCGGCTGCTTCGCGGTGCGATCGGGTGA
- the aroC gene encoding chorismate synthase, with protein MNGNRFGQLFQVTTYGESHGEAMGVTVSGCPAGVELGEDSIQHELDRRKPGQSKITTSRGEPDEVTVNSGTQDGYTTGTPIGMVIQNKDARSGKYEPFITAPRPSHGDFTYSAKFGTRNWGGGGRSSARETVNWVAAGAVAQQVLDQSDHDVQIKAHVNQIGDIEAPDVSFEEMLEHTEENDVRCAHPETAERMRELIDEYQKAGDSIGGSIAFEVRGVPRGLGAPRFDSFPSRLGQALFSVPATTHVEFGLGADARTVAGSDRNDDWTFDEGDHPDTVSEAGDPVPVGNDHGGLQGGITTGQPIWGEATWHAPTSIPKAQQTADWETGEIVDDAQVIGRHDPVLPPRGVPVVEAMLYLTVLDFMLLGGRINPDRIDDRPGEYDTDYHPSSPRNE; from the coding sequence ATGAACGGAAATCGATTCGGTCAGCTCTTTCAGGTGACGACCTACGGCGAGAGCCACGGCGAGGCGATGGGCGTCACGGTCTCGGGCTGTCCGGCCGGCGTCGAACTCGGCGAGGACTCGATTCAGCACGAACTCGACCGGCGAAAGCCCGGCCAATCGAAGATCACGACGAGCCGCGGCGAACCCGACGAGGTGACGGTCAACTCCGGCACGCAGGACGGCTACACGACCGGGACGCCGATCGGGATGGTCATCCAGAACAAGGACGCCCGCTCGGGCAAGTATGAGCCGTTCATCACGGCGCCGAGGCCGAGCCACGGCGATTTTACCTACTCCGCGAAGTTCGGAACCCGGAACTGGGGCGGCGGTGGTCGCTCCTCTGCGCGCGAAACGGTCAACTGGGTCGCCGCGGGCGCGGTCGCCCAGCAGGTGCTCGACCAGTCCGACCACGACGTACAGATCAAAGCTCACGTCAACCAGATCGGCGATATCGAAGCGCCCGACGTGAGCTTCGAGGAGATGCTTGAACACACCGAGGAGAACGACGTTCGGTGCGCCCACCCCGAGACGGCCGAGCGCATGCGCGAGCTGATCGACGAGTATCAGAAAGCGGGCGATTCGATCGGCGGCTCGATCGCCTTCGAGGTCCGCGGCGTCCCCCGCGGCCTCGGCGCGCCGCGGTTCGACTCGTTCCCGTCGCGGCTCGGGCAGGCGCTGTTCTCCGTCCCCGCCACGACGCACGTCGAGTTCGGCTTAGGCGCAGACGCCCGGACGGTCGCCGGCTCCGACAGAAACGACGACTGGACGTTCGACGAGGGCGACCACCCCGACACGGTCAGCGAGGCGGGCGACCCCGTGCCCGTCGGCAACGACCACGGCGGCCTGCAGGGCGGCATCACGACCGGCCAGCCGATCTGGGGCGAGGCGACGTGGCACGCGCCGACTTCGATTCCCAAAGCCCAACAGACCGCCGACTGGGAGACCGGCGAGATCGTCGACGACGCGCAGGTCATCGGCCGCCACGACCCCGTGTTGCCACCGCGCGGCGTCCCGGTCGTCGAGGCGATGCTGTACCTGACCGTGCTCGACTTCATGCTGTTGGGCGGCCGGATCAATCCCGATCGGATCGACGATCGTCCGGGCGAGTACGACACCGACTACCACCCATCGAGCCCGCGAAACGAGTAG
- a CDS encoding guanosine monophosphate reductase, protein MSYETGLSYDDVLAVPQRSPVGSRDDVDLTTELANDLELSVPVVTAAMDTVTEAEMARVIGESGGLGVIHRFLPIDEQARMVREVVEDDVPATGAIGIAEDHLDRAAALVDAGAALLVLDVAHGHMERTIEATAELAAAFPDTSICAGNVATEAGVKDLADAGADCVKVGVGPGSHCTTREVTGFGVPQFTAVERCAAAARECGVTMIADGGIRTSGDAVKALLVGADAVMMGGYFAGCAESPGEIIENDGQRYKRSRGMSTAAAAEDREDKDSTVEASEGVEAVTEYVGPAGPRLREFAAGIRSGLSYGGARDLETARGNAEFMKVRETTAGRNGAHGFARTR, encoded by the coding sequence ATGTCATACGAAACGGGGCTCTCCTACGACGACGTGCTGGCGGTTCCACAGCGCTCGCCCGTCGGGAGCCGCGACGACGTCGATCTGACGACCGAACTGGCGAACGACCTCGAACTTTCGGTTCCCGTCGTGACCGCCGCGATGGACACCGTCACCGAGGCCGAGATGGCGCGCGTAATCGGTGAATCCGGCGGTTTGGGCGTCATCCACCGGTTCCTCCCGATCGACGAACAGGCGCGGATGGTCAGGGAGGTCGTCGAAGACGACGTTCCGGCGACCGGCGCGATCGGGATCGCCGAGGACCACCTCGACCGCGCGGCGGCGCTCGTCGACGCCGGGGCCGCGCTGCTCGTCCTCGACGTCGCTCACGGACACATGGAGCGCACGATCGAGGCGACGGCCGAACTGGCGGCCGCGTTCCCCGACACGTCGATCTGTGCCGGCAACGTGGCCACCGAAGCGGGCGTGAAGGATCTGGCCGACGCCGGGGCCGACTGCGTGAAGGTCGGCGTCGGCCCCGGGTCGCACTGTACGACCAGGGAGGTCACCGGGTTCGGCGTCCCGCAGTTCACCGCGGTCGAGCGGTGTGCCGCCGCGGCCCGGGAGTGCGGCGTCACGATGATCGCCGACGGCGGGATCCGGACCTCCGGGGACGCCGTGAAGGCGCTCCTCGTCGGCGCGGACGCGGTGATGATGGGTGGCTACTTCGCCGGCTGCGCGGAGTCGCCCGGAGAGATCATCGAGAACGATGGCCAGCGGTACAAGCGCTCGCGGGGGATGTCGACCGCCGCCGCCGCCGAGGACCGCGAGGATAAAGACAGCACGGTCGAAGCCTCCGAAGGCGTCGAGGCCGTCACCGAGTACGTCGGTCCCGCCGGTCCCCGACTCAGGGAGTTCGCGGCGGGGATCAGGTCCGGGCTCTCCTACGGCGGTGCCCGAGACCTCGAGACCGCCAGAGGGAACGCCGAGTTCATGAAAGTGCGTGAAACCACGGCGGGTCGAAACGGGGCGCACGGCTTCGCCCGGACGAGATAA
- the aroA gene encoding 3-phosphoshikimate 1-carboxyvinyltransferase, which translates to MDLRISPSRVRGTARAPPSKSYTHRAVLAAGYADGALVTNPLFSADTKATARAVEAYGGSAERRDGDWEITGFDGAPETPADIIDCANSGTTMRLTTATGGLVDGLTVLTGDGSLRSRPQGPLLDALDQLCVRADSTRENGQAPLVVGGGTSGGDVSIRGDVSSQYITGLLMAGAVTEDGVAIDLTTELKSAPYVDITLDVLDAFGVEATVVGGDDSEIRASGADGFEIEGGQSYAPDGGSYDVPGDFSSMSYLLAAGAIAGDDELTVEGAYPSAQGDSKIVSILESMGAAIEWDRTAGAIAVGRSSLEGIEVEVADTPDLLPTIAALGAAAEGTTRITDCAHVRLKETDRVAAMATELERMGVETEEYEDELVVHGGGLTGATVRGHEDHRIIMSLAVAALVADGETTIEGAEDVDVSFPNFFDVFAALGVECTEA; encoded by the coding sequence ATGGACCTTCGGATCTCACCCTCGCGCGTTCGCGGCACCGCACGCGCCCCGCCATCGAAGAGCTACACGCATCGGGCCGTCCTCGCGGCCGGCTACGCCGATGGCGCGCTCGTCACTAATCCGCTTTTCAGCGCCGACACGAAGGCCACCGCTCGCGCGGTCGAGGCGTACGGTGGGTCGGCCGAACGCCGCGACGGCGACTGGGAGATAACCGGCTTCGACGGCGCTCCTGAAACGCCGGCGGACATCATCGATTGTGCCAACAGCGGCACCACGATGCGGCTCACGACCGCGACCGGCGGGCTCGTCGACGGGCTCACCGTTCTGACCGGCGACGGGTCGCTACGGTCGCGCCCGCAGGGGCCGCTCCTCGACGCGCTGGATCAACTCTGCGTCCGGGCGGATTCGACCCGTGAGAACGGACAGGCACCGCTCGTCGTTGGGGGCGGCACCTCGGGCGGCGACGTGTCCATCCGGGGCGACGTCTCCTCGCAGTACATCACCGGCTTGCTGATGGCCGGCGCTGTCACCGAGGACGGGGTCGCTATCGATCTGACGACGGAGCTCAAATCCGCGCCGTACGTCGACATCACGCTCGACGTGCTCGACGCGTTCGGCGTCGAAGCGACGGTCGTCGGCGGCGACGACTCGGAGATCCGCGCCTCGGGTGCGGACGGCTTCGAGATCGAGGGCGGACAATCCTACGCGCCCGACGGCGGCAGCTACGACGTGCCGGGCGACTTCTCGTCGATGTCGTACCTGCTCGCCGCGGGGGCGATCGCGGGCGACGACGAACTCACCGTCGAGGGCGCGTATCCGAGCGCACAGGGTGATTCGAAGATCGTCTCGATCCTCGAATCGATGGGCGCGGCTATCGAGTGGGATCGGACGGCCGGAGCGATCGCGGTCGGTCGATCGTCCCTCGAAGGCATCGAGGTCGAGGTCGCCGACACGCCAGATCTCTTGCCGACGATCGCCGCGCTCGGCGCTGCAGCCGAGGGGACCACGCGGATCACCGATTGCGCGCACGTTCGACTGAAGGAGACGGATCGGGTGGCCGCCATGGCGACCGAACTCGAACGGATGGGTGTCGAGACGGAGGAGTACGAGGACGAACTCGTCGTTCACGGCGGCGGTCTGACGGGTGCCACGGTTCGCGGTCACGAGGACCACCGGATCATCATGTCGCTCGCGGTCGCGGCGCTCGTCGCCGACGGCGAAACGACGATCGAGGGTGCCGAGGACGTGGACGTGTCGTTCCCGAACTTCTTCGACGTGTTCGCGGCGCTCGGCGTCGAGTGTACCGAGGCGTAG
- a CDS encoding M24 family metallopeptidase, translating to MDPDLSKLDGFLNEVDVDGYLIEADGDAADQRYLSGFTAPDPFVTLYTGETHLLVSALEYGRAKRTARAETVERHADYDHRSNVAEYGSHEGKYRTLAAFFDAHGAGSVAVPADFPIGTADGLRRCDVAVQADIDGVLGEIRARKHAEEVEHIRAAQRANESAMARAEKLLAAAETVDGTLSLDDEPLTAERVKREIEIELLRNDCALDETIVACGADAADPHDRGSGPLRPDEAIIVDIFPCSKETGYYADMTRTFCVGEPSDTIERWYDLTLEAQTAALDAIEAGVSASDVHDAVCDVYEAAGLPTLRADETTETGFIHTTGHGVGLDIHEYPRISEEPIELEAGNVVTVEPGLYDPAVGGVRIEDLVVVTEDGHENLTEYPKALAVESR from the coding sequence ATGGATCCCGATCTATCGAAACTCGACGGCTTCCTCAACGAGGTCGACGTCGACGGCTACCTGATTGAGGCCGACGGCGACGCCGCTGATCAGCGGTACCTCTCCGGTTTCACCGCGCCCGATCCGTTCGTCACGCTCTATACGGGGGAGACGCATCTCCTCGTCTCCGCGCTGGAGTACGGTCGCGCCAAGCGCACCGCCCGAGCCGAAACCGTCGAGCGACACGCCGACTACGACCACCGATCGAACGTCGCCGAGTACGGCTCTCACGAGGGAAAGTATCGCACCCTCGCGGCGTTTTTCGACGCTCACGGCGCCGGCTCGGTCGCAGTGCCGGCCGACTTCCCGATCGGTACCGCCGACGGTCTCCGACGCTGCGACGTGGCCGTACAGGCGGACATCGACGGCGTACTCGGGGAGATCCGGGCGAGAAAGCACGCTGAGGAGGTCGAACACATCCGAGCGGCTCAGCGGGCCAACGAATCGGCCATGGCTCGCGCGGAGAAACTGCTCGCCGCAGCCGAGACCGTCGACGGAACGCTATCTCTCGACGACGAACCGCTGACCGCAGAGCGCGTCAAGCGAGAGATCGAGATCGAACTCCTTCGAAACGACTGCGCGCTCGACGAGACGATCGTCGCCTGCGGTGCGGACGCCGCCGACCCGCATGATCGAGGCTCCGGTCCGCTTCGACCCGACGAGGCGATCATCGTCGATATCTTCCCCTGCTCGAAGGAGACGGGCTACTACGCCGACATGACGCGGACGTTCTGCGTCGGCGAGCCCTCCGACACCATCGAGCGGTGGTACGATCTCACCCTCGAAGCGCAGACTGCGGCGCTCGACGCCATCGAGGCAGGCGTCTCGGCGAGCGACGTACACGACGCCGTCTGCGACGTGTACGAAGCGGCCGGCCTCCCGACGCTTCGAGCCGACGAGACGACCGAAACCGGGTTCATCCACACGACGGGACACGGCGTCGGGCTCGACATCCACGAGTATCCGCGGATCTCCGAGGAACCGATCGAACTCGAGGCCGGAAACGTCGTGACGGTCGAGCCGGGGCTGTACGATCCAGCGGTCGGGGGCGTCCGGATCGAAGATCTGGTCGTCGTCACCGAGGACGGCCACGAGAACCTGACCGAGTATCCGAAAGCGCTCGCAGTCGAGAGTCGGTAA
- a CDS encoding NAD(P)-binding domain-containing protein — MQLLVVGAGEMGRWFARHSGPTAVAFADREPETARAAATTIESARAVPLDTDEAFDVVCVAVPMSAVPGAIAEHAHRATEAVVDVSGEMRDSVAALRSHAEGRERASFHPLFSASNAPGNVPVVVDRGGQTIDRIRESLAGAGNDVFETTPSAHDRAMETVQAKAHTAVLAYALAADDVDPRFHTSLSGPLSELVDGVVGNTPEVYAEIQARFDGGTSVAEAAARIAEADRETFIKLYEEAGQ, encoded by the coding sequence ATGCAACTGTTGGTCGTCGGGGCCGGGGAGATGGGCCGATGGTTCGCCCGCCACAGCGGCCCCACCGCGGTCGCGTTCGCCGATCGCGAGCCCGAGACGGCGCGGGCCGCGGCGACGACGATCGAGAGCGCACGCGCCGTGCCGTTGGACACCGACGAAGCGTTCGACGTCGTCTGTGTCGCCGTCCCGATGTCCGCCGTTCCGGGGGCGATCGCCGAGCACGCCCACAGAGCGACCGAAGCCGTCGTCGACGTCTCCGGCGAGATGCGAGATTCCGTGGCCGCGCTGCGATCACACGCCGAGGGGCGCGAGCGAGCGAGCTTTCACCCGCTGTTCTCGGCCTCGAACGCGCCAGGAAACGTCCCTGTCGTCGTGGATCGAGGGGGGCAGACGATCGATCGGATCCGCGAATCCCTCGCGGGGGCCGGCAACGACGTGTTCGAAACGACGCCGTCGGCGCACGACCGAGCGATGGAGACCGTCCAAGCGAAAGCGCACACAGCCGTGTTGGCGTACGCGCTGGCCGCTGACGACGTCGATCCACGATTTCACACGTCGCTTTCGGGGCCGCTCTCGGAACTCGTCGACGGCGTCGTGGGGAACACGCCGGAGGTGTACGCCGAGATCCAAGCGCGGTTCGACGGCGGTACCTCGGTCGCCGAGGCCGCGGCGCGAATCGCCGAGGCCGATCGGGAGACGTTCATCAAACTGTACGAGGAGGCCGGACAGTGA
- a CDS encoding small ribosomal subunit Rsm22 family protein, producing MTTDESIVDTAKYLRNVRPIDPDEIFEYVERTPHPAVVRQTLREHAFELGIRERDDGTFVPIEDGTIRPTFRGVTAFPEAYARRFEELLVERYGPGWPSSESGDRLRELIDQLKVSYFADESVTYDEETALAYALYHLPDYYAAIQYALDELGRAGRLSCHLRVLEIGAGTGGPALGIHDYLPDDTLVEYHAVEPSAAADVFEAMLDGTRSGFATTVHRETAEAFDPEGEYDLIVFGNVLSELSSPVEVVGRYLRSLAPDGTVLAIAPAEERTATRLRRIERDVVDRNADLTVYAPTIRLWDGYEPTDCGWTFTRKPKVDVPAFQRRLDEDRSVDGDSTPGDGTYTKSVVQFAYLLLRKDGQRAIEYEPDPDRVAKMAEMERHVTERIDLAALKLSPDLAEDGHPLFKISDGSEAVDHYAVLTDRSALNETLADAPYGSLLLFENVLVLWNDDEGAYNLVVDGESAVDRLA from the coding sequence GTGACGACCGACGAGTCGATCGTCGACACGGCGAAGTACCTCCGCAACGTCCGCCCGATCGATCCCGACGAAATCTTCGAGTACGTCGAGAGGACGCCACACCCGGCGGTCGTCAGACAGACGCTGCGCGAGCACGCCTTCGAATTGGGCATCCGCGAACGCGACGACGGCACCTTCGTCCCGATAGAGGACGGCACGATCCGACCGACCTTCCGCGGCGTCACGGCGTTTCCGGAGGCGTACGCGCGGCGGTTCGAGGAGCTACTCGTCGAGCGGTACGGGCCGGGGTGGCCGAGCAGCGAGTCGGGCGATCGACTCCGCGAACTGATCGATCAGCTGAAAGTCTCGTACTTCGCCGACGAGTCCGTCACGTACGACGAGGAGACCGCGCTCGCGTACGCGCTGTATCATCTCCCCGACTACTACGCTGCGATTCAGTACGCGCTCGACGAACTCGGCCGCGCCGGACGTCTGTCCTGCCACCTTCGTGTGTTGGAGATCGGCGCTGGCACGGGCGGACCGGCGCTCGGGATACACGACTACCTCCCCGACGACACGCTCGTCGAGTACCACGCCGTCGAACCGAGCGCGGCTGCCGACGTGTTCGAGGCGATGCTCGATGGGACTCGAAGCGGCTTCGCGACGACCGTTCACCGCGAAACCGCCGAGGCGTTCGACCCCGAGGGGGAGTACGACCTGATCGTCTTCGGAAACGTACTCTCGGAGCTGTCGTCGCCAGTCGAGGTCGTCGGGCGGTATCTCCGTTCGCTGGCCCCGGACGGGACCGTCCTCGCCATCGCGCCGGCTGAGGAGCGGACCGCGACGCGGCTTCGGCGGATCGAGCGGGACGTCGTCGATCGCAATGCCGACCTGACCGTCTACGCCCCGACGATCCGGCTGTGGGACGGATACGAACCGACAGACTGCGGCTGGACGTTCACCCGCAAACCAAAAGTCGACGTGCCGGCGTTCCAGCGTCGCCTCGACGAGGATCGGTCGGTCGACGGAGACTCGACGCCGGGAGACGGAACCTACACGAAATCGGTCGTTCAGTTCGCGTACTTGCTGCTCCGGAAGGACGGACAGCGGGCGATCGAGTACGAACCCGACCCCGATCGGGTGGCGAAGATGGCGGAGATGGAACGACACGTCACCGAACGGATCGACCTCGCCGCGCTGAAACTGTCGCCCGACCTCGCCGAGGACGGGCACCCGCTGTTCAAGATCAGCGACGGTTCCGAAGCGGTCGACCACTACGCCGTGTTGACGGACCGCTCCGCGCTCAACGAGACGCTCGCGGACGCGCCCTACGGCTCGCTGCTCCTGTTCGAGAACGTCCTCGTGCTCTGGAACGACGACGAGGGCGCGTACAACCTCGTCGTCGACGGTGAGAGCGCCGTCGACAGATTGGCCTGA
- a CDS encoding ribbon-helix-helix domain-containing protein: MTDYTTVSIPKALSERVEETIEGTSFSSTSDLVRFLLRSIVIQHEKQGSLTEAEFDEITEQLRDLGYLE; encoded by the coding sequence ATGACCGACTACACCACGGTTTCGATCCCGAAGGCGCTCTCCGAACGCGTCGAGGAGACGATCGAGGGCACGAGCTTTTCGTCGACCAGCGATCTCGTCCGGTTTCTGCTCCGGAGCATCGTCATTCAACACGAAAAACAGGGATCGCTCACGGAGGCGGAGTTCGACGAAATAACCGAGCAGTTGCGCGATCTCGGCTACCTCGAATAG
- a CDS encoding DUF5789 family protein: protein MGVRPPPQRDDGGPEIVAFGIAALDEHLERADVTFPMASDELLETLGDPSVPYDAAGSEMRLSEALDATPHSTFETRQECMNALHPVFEERRERANNSLVGQLRSLLPFGSG from the coding sequence ATGGGAGTCCGGCCACCACCACAGCGCGATGACGGCGGTCCCGAGATCGTTGCGTTCGGCATCGCGGCGCTCGATGAACACCTCGAACGGGCCGATGTTACCTTCCCGATGGCCAGCGATGAACTACTCGAAACGTTGGGCGATCCGAGCGTTCCCTACGACGCGGCGGGGAGCGAAATGCGGCTGTCAGAGGCGCTCGACGCGACGCCGCACTCGACGTTCGAGACGCGACAGGAATGCATGAACGCGCTTCATCCGGTCTTCGAGGAGCGGCGCGAACGCGCGAACAACAGCCTCGTCGGACAACTTCGGTCGCTCCTGCCTTTCGGATCAGGGTAG
- the aglJ gene encoding S-layer glycoprotein N-glycosyltransferase AglJ, whose translation MPNRTDVCVLLPTLNEAETIGSVVDGFHDAGFEHVLVIDGNSSDGTRDVAAEHGARVRVQSGKGKGQAVREGVRAVDRPYVLMADGDGTYRPEDADAMLEPLFDGRADHVIGDRFADMEAGAMTRLNAVGNSLINRLFAAVHGRDLRDILSGYRAFTRSSFERFNLDADGFGIETELAVECVRQGVSTEVVPIRYEARPGGSETNLNPIADGGRIILTLYTLTKTNNPIFYFGSVAAIGTLSGFVVAAFVAYRYFVVGISHEVLALLAAFLILLSVQLLMLGVLSDIIVSVNREQTRRLEEVADKLRDLEK comes from the coding sequence ATGCCTAACCGCACGGACGTCTGTGTTCTCCTCCCGACGCTCAACGAGGCCGAAACTATCGGCTCCGTTGTCGATGGTTTTCACGACGCGGGCTTCGAACACGTTCTCGTCATCGATGGTAACTCCAGCGACGGGACGCGAGACGTTGCGGCAGAACACGGCGCTCGCGTTCGCGTGCAGTCGGGGAAGGGGAAAGGGCAGGCGGTTCGCGAGGGCGTTCGAGCGGTCGATCGACCGTACGTGTTGATGGCCGACGGCGATGGTACCTACCGGCCCGAGGACGCCGACGCGATGCTCGAACCGCTGTTCGATGGGCGGGCCGACCACGTCATCGGCGATCGGTTCGCCGACATGGAGGCGGGCGCGATGACGCGACTCAACGCGGTCGGGAACTCACTGATAAACCGGCTGTTCGCGGCCGTGCACGGCCGGGACCTCCGCGACATCCTCTCGGGGTATCGGGCGTTTACCCGGTCGTCGTTCGAGCGGTTCAACCTCGACGCCGACGGCTTCGGTATCGAGACAGAGTTGGCCGTCGAATGCGTCAGACAGGGCGTCTCGACCGAAGTGGTCCCGATCCGATACGAGGCGCGTCCCGGGGGATCGGAGACGAACCTCAACCCGATCGCCGACGGCGGACGGATCATCCTGACGCTGTACACGCTCACGAAGACGAACAACCCGATCTTCTACTTCGGAAGCGTCGCCGCTATCGGGACGCTCTCCGGATTCGTCGTGGCGGCGTTCGTCGCGTATCGGTACTTCGTCGTCGGGATCTCCCACGAGGTGCTCGCGTTGCTCGCGGCGTTTTTGATCCTGCTTTCGGTGCAACTGCTCATGCTGGGCGTCCTCTCGGACATTATCGTCTCGGTGAACAGAGAGCAGACGCGCCGTCTGGAGGAAGTCGCGGACAAACTACGGGACCTCGAGAAGTAA
- a CDS encoding phosphopantetheine adenylyltransferase has protein sequence MDVVLGGTFDPVHDGHRALFERAFELGNVTVGLTSDELAPKTRSIDRFVRPFDERRADLEAELRTLADEYDREFEIRELNEPTGIATEPGFDVLIVSPETRAGGELVNDERMEKGLPPLDIEVVDHRYADDGDVISSTRIVAGEIDEHGNLTPDADGRSPVRDQRR, from the coding sequence ATGGATGTCGTATTGGGCGGGACGTTCGATCCGGTGCACGACGGCCACCGGGCGCTGTTCGAACGCGCGTTCGAACTCGGGAACGTAACTGTCGGTCTGACGAGCGACGAACTCGCCCCCAAAACGCGGAGCATCGATCGGTTCGTCCGTCCGTTCGACGAGCGGCGCGCCGACCTCGAAGCGGAACTTCGGACGCTTGCTGACGAGTACGACCGCGAGTTCGAGATCCGAGAGCTGAACGAACCGACCGGGATCGCGACGGAACCGGGATTCGACGTCCTTATCGTCTCGCCCGAGACGAGAGCCGGCGGGGAGTTGGTCAACGACGAGCGGATGGAAAAGGGGCTCCCGCCGCTCGACATCGAGGTCGTCGACCACCGATACGCCGACGACGGCGACGTCATCTCCTCGACGCGCATCGTCGCCGGTGAGATCGACGAACACGGAAACCTCACGCCCGACGCCGACGGCAGATCGCCGGTCCGAGATCAACGTCGGTGA